A window of Athene noctua chromosome 27, bAthNoc1.hap1.1, whole genome shotgun sequence genomic DNA:
TTTCCCCGTGAGATTAGCTCTAGAGCTAATCCAGCCTTTTGCTGGATACCTTGACATGGAGTGACTGTTTCCTTCAATGACTGGCAGTACTGAGTTACTCCATACTCTCTATATAAGTTGGagatattttatatttgctttaaGATCTGAAAAGTGCTTTCAAAGAGTCTCTGAGCCATTCCCCTTACCTGTGCCTTTTGGTCGCAAGCTCAGAGCAACATGTTGAAATTTGTTTCTCAAATTTTGGGTCAATTGTTCTGTGTTGTTCCCAAAAACGGGGCTGCTTTTCCAGAAAAGTGTATCGAGGCAAAACTCCATGTGATAGAATTGTTAAGTGTGGTTTTTAATCATTGTCCTTCTCTTCATTTAAAGATCAGCATTGTGGAACTTGAGAAAAGTcaaaggcagcaggagctcaTGCAGCTGAAATCGTACACACCATCTGATGAGTCACTGTCTGTACAGCTACGCAATAAAACCCATCTGAGCCGTGATCCTGAGGCTGATCATGGCAGGTTCCAACTGGAGCTTGAATGCTCCAAGTTCCCCATGCCCCACATCAATGGCATGAGCCCTGAACTGTCCATGAATGGCCATGCTACTCCCTATGAAGTTCATAACACCTTTAGCAGGCCCTCTTCCAAGCAGAACACCCCTCAGTACACGACCTCCCACCTGGACCAAGAAATAGTTCCATGTACCCCAAACCACAGCAGCAGACAGAAGGCAGACAAGATGACAAGCTTGTCCTTACCTGATTATACCAGGTTTTCCCCAGCTAAAATAGCACTAAGGAGACACTTGAATCAAGACCACGGAGTCAATGGAAAAGCAACAGCTAATGAGATACAGAGGTGAGAGTGATCATttctgaggatgggaaaggaggGGTAATTGCTCATTTTAACAACAGTGGTTTATTTGGattgtggaaaaatattttttaaagtggagGTTTAGACGCTTTTAGAAATTTTGTTTCGAGAAAGCCAGCAGTGTCAGCTGATTGGGTAAATACGGTGGTACAGGAATCCCGTGCAAAAGGAGTCATTTGCTTTTGTATTCTAATGGTTGTACATTTCCGTTCCAGAGCTGATCATGTCAAAGAGAATGGCCTTACATATCCAAGCCCTGGTATTTCAAATGGCATAAAGCTGAGTCCTCAGGAAACTCGGCCCTCTTCCCCAGCGGCCTTACCAATTGCAAGCGAGAAGGTAAGAGATCTGCTCGAGCTTAAGTGCAGAGATGTTACACCTTGTAGAACAAAGAAGTTTGCCAAACTAGGGAGTGCAGGCATGCTCCTTTCTGTGGTCTGCTTGGCATcgaaaataatgcaaaatacagtAGGTGTGATATAATAAAAAGGAGCTGGATAGAGGAAGAGGATACTGTGCTCGTGAAAGACATGCTTACCTCTCAGTTTGCATATGAACTGTGCCAGTAATGCAGGAGGACTTCTTTTTGATCTGGTGCCTGTCTACTTGAGCTTGAAAAGTAGACTCTGTCAtagttgaaaaaaacccccaaaaattgTCCATGTAATTGGTCCAGCCATGAATCATATTGGTGCTCATTTCAGAGCAGCAGGTGCCCTCCAATAGGAGGTtaccatggaaatatttttggcTACTACATCTTCTGCGTACAGAGGGCCTCAAGATATGAATTCTGGCAGATGAGTGCTTTTCACAGAGCTCTAACAAAGGCACTAGGAAATGAGCTTGCCTAAGGCATCCTTTTCCTTAAACTTGGGGCCAGCAGTAGctttaatttacatatttttatgctGTTGCATATTGCTGTCTCAGGAGACTGGTGTTGGTAACAAAGCTGCTCCATGCATGCCTTGTCTTTGCTATATAGTCATCACTCTTAATTGTgtagttcttttaaaaaaacgaAAGGGGGGGGAATGACACAAAAGATAAATGAGAAGATTACTGATAGTTTAAATAGTCTTATCAGCAATAGCGCATGCCATTAAGAACATTACTTTCTCTTTTGCATTTACAGGTTTTGAGAGAGAGAACCTCTGTGAGTAATGGAGAAACTATCACCAGCCTACCTATCAGTATTCCTCTCAGCACAGTGCAGCCCAATAAACTCCCTGTTAGTATCCCTCTGGCCAGCGTAGTCCTACCTAGCCGTGTTGAGAAGGTGGTGAGTAAGGGATTGTCAACACTTTCCATCCCTAACTAAAATCACACTGGGCAGTAATGGGGTGCTGTGCACCAGAATCCTTAGTGGGCTGCTAATCTTGAATGTCTGATGCTTCGGGGGAGGCTGCTGTTGGGATGCATCCTCTTGGCTCTTAGTTATTCTGTAGACTTTTCCTCTCACGTTTCTGTGGGGTGGTGGTATCTCATCTGGGAAGCAAAGTAAAGTAtattgaatcatagaatggttgggttggaagggaccttgatcatctcgttccaaccccctgccatgccTCAACATGCCTCAAGAGGTCCCAGTCTTAAATGTCTGGCTGGGTGGAAAAGGTGCAGAGTCTCGAGAGTCTGTGGCAGTGAAAGCAGAGAATCACGCGTGTCAGTTTGTTCTTAGCCCCTGCCTTCTGGCATGACCTGGGAGATAAATTCTTCTGCTTCAGTTTGGTCATCTCAGAATTGTCTGTCTTTATCATATACGTCTGTAGGATGAACTTCAATAGTGCCTTGAGGCTGTAATACCTAATGTGTGAGTGACCGCTCTGTAGCAGCAGAGAGCAGCTAGAGAACTTTTGAGGCCATCTCTTTTTGAAATCCTGATAAGTCCATGCCACTCTCAGTGGCAGAGGAGTTGAAAAAAGCCTGGTCCAGTTTCTCACAAATGCTTGTCACAAAAGTGTTATAGTGGATAACTGAGAAGCTTTTGTTGCTTTCACATGAGAGCTATGAACTTAGAATCCATCCACAGATGCTTGCCTTACGATCCCATATTTGGAAAGCTGGAGATTTGTAGGATTGAATCCATTATCTTTTTCCAGCTGTAGACTTTTAGCTGTAGCAAAACTACAGGCTGCCTGGCTCTGAGCAGATGTTGTATGTCCTCAGAGAGAGAGAATGTCAGCTCTGGATGGCATCTCTCACTTCAACACATTGTTTATTCAGGCTACCGTTTCACAATCATTTTGCCTGCTTTAGGAAAACACTGCCCGTTCCCTCAGATAATGTACCAGAGAACATAGCCTAATGCATTTCATGTTCactttggggttgttttggggaaCTTCATGTGCACAGGCTTGGGGATATGATATGaccatttatttcctttccagcTGCCTGTGAAACAGTGGACTGAGGCAGTTGTTCTCTGATTATGGTGATGTCTGGAGTCTAAACTTTCTGGGGCCATGAGCCTGTTCTCCCTCTGTCTGCATTGTATCTGGTGTGTGCTAGATACTATTGCAGTATAATTAACCACAGGATTTATTTTTGTCCCATAATGTGCTGATCTATGTTTTTCTCAAAACGAGCAAGATCTAGGACATTTAGGAAGTAGAGCCACGTTTCTTGGTAGATGTGCTAATGCATGtgtattttgtttaaactgtTGACTTTGGAGTGTACTTCCTGTACTAAAATGCCTGTTTCTCTCCCCCCAGAGAAGCACACCTAGCCCAGTTCATCAGAGTAGAGACTCATCGTCACTTGAAAAGCAGATTGGTGCTAGTTCTCATAATGGCGTAAGCAATGCTGCTGGAAACAAGCCACTGGCTTTGGCTACCTCAGGTAACAGCCTCATCTACGCGAAGGTGCGCTGTCTTGTCGTGGCAGCACCTCCAAGTGCACGTGTTGGAGTTTTCCAAGCGTTTCTTGTCAGGTCATTCAGGCAGTAGAGTGCTAGATAAATGTGTGTTTTGTAAGAAACCAAAGAATCATGGATGATGATGTTTGGAGACAAGATTTGCCTACAGCTTGGATGCATTCTGGCATAAAGTATTGGTTTGACGTGCCTTTTCCTGAACTGCAAGACCTTGCAGTGtaaataaataattgcttttgtAAATTCTTATATGTGGATTAAGAGATTCCTACCCTGACAATGTGGCAAACCAGCAGAGTGTTGCATAGCTATGCTATGAGCTGAAGATCtggctttaaaaattttattttacaggatGGTGGAGTTTTTTCaatagcaaaattaatttcttgatgCAGGTCACAATGGTGCCTCGTGAGCAGTTGTAAAGGCACAAGTGTCTGGGTAGGGAGAAAGGTCCAGTGGGAGAGGGTAGGGATACCTTTAAGTGCAGACATTGCTCCTGAACTCTATCATCTGTTGAAATTGTGGCCTTTATCTGTTCAGGATATGGAAATGTTGTGGACCAGGAAAAGTAGGTTCTAGCATACAGCAGCTATTCTACAGCTGATCCCTCATCAGAGAGTGCATTTGTTCTTCATGTTTACACCTCGAGGGGCTTGTGTTGTTTCTAGCATCTGTTTTGCAAAGAAGGACTTGGCTGCAGTTTTCTATAACACCAATGAggtagttaaaaaaacccaaccttgtAAAACAATACCATGTTCCCGTCTATCCCTTTCAGCCCAGAGACAAGGCTTTACTAGAGCACTAAACCCATTTATGAAACACCATGACAAATACTTAGTTCCCTTTCCAAGCTTCCTCCCATGTGGCATTCTTCTGCCACAATTTCTTTGAAGATCCCCTGCCACTTCCTAAGCCACAGccttctgtttaattttaagaAGGAGGTGCGCTCTGCGGATGACAAAGTCCCTTCTTTTCTGGGGAAGGGAACTGACTGAATTTGGCCATCTATTTCCTTGATGAGAGGAAGGGGTTGAGAGTAGAGGAGCCCTGATTTCAAAAGGCGTAATAGTTAAAAGAAACATACACTTGAATTCCATTTAAAAACCAGGCAGAGCATAGGATATCTCCATATAACACATGAATTCCTAAACAGGCAAAGAGTAGTGAAAACTGTTCACTGAAACCATCAGCACACAGAGCCACGTTCTCAACTGCACTGTGTAAAAAGCAGCTGTGCAGTTCCCCATGTAATACACAGCCGCTGGCTGATCTAATGCAGGTAGAGCTGAAACCACTCCCAGTCATCCCAGAAATCTAGCACTGTGAACTATCACTCAGCAGAAGCAATGATGTATACTTTCCCTTTCAACAGGTTTTTCTTACTCTTCTGGCTCCGTGGCAGTCAATGGAAATCTTACAAACAGCCCAGCCCATCTTAACCATAGTGTTGATCAGGCAGCTCTGGACGACTCTGGGAGTCTCTTTAACTCAGTAGGGTCTCGGAGTTCCACTCCACAACATCCTTTGCTAATGATGCAGTCAAGGAACTCTGGGCAAAACTCCCCTGCTCACCAGCACTCAACAAGCCCCAGGTTAAATGGCACCTCCCAGAGCCTGGTAGGGGTATTGCAATATGCAGATGCTCAGAAGATGTTTGCCGAAGGAACAAAGGGGGATCTTCAGTCTGATGCAGCGTTTTCAGATCCTGAGAACGAGGCCAAGAGAAGAATCATCTTTACAATCTCTCCTAATACAGGACATGTAAAACAATCCCCTTCCAACAAGCACAGTCCTCTGCCCACGACCGCTCGGCTGGACTGTGGCCAAGCACATGCGCAGGATGGGAAGAAGCGAGGCCGGCGGAAGAGATCCTCTACCGGGAATCTCAGCGGGAACTCCGGGGTCTCCCCTAAACGCAAATCCTTACCTACTGTGTCTGGACTCTTTACGCAACCATCAGGTTCACCACTCAATATCAACTCCATGGTAAGGGCAAAAATGAAGAGCTCTAGCAAGAGAGAAGGGTCTGGGAAAGCTCTTTGAATTTTAGAAATAAGTTTCAACGGTTCTATTCTTTAGTGCACTCACAGGCTGTTACACAGTACTAGTAGCTAGAACTGGCGTGAGGACCCTTTGTGAAAATGGCCCCTCTGGGAGGCAAGAGAATTGCTGAGAAGTTTGTGAATGAAAACATAGAACTTGTTCAAAGAGTTCATTGCTGTcagagcattaaaaataaaaaataatctcttcccCTATGACAAAGAGCTTGTTTCTGCAGTGAAGTTGATTTTTAGGCTGTAggttaaatattttgaaaataatttaaactaagATTGACTAAATAGCAGAAGAGTGCCAGAAGCATATGGCATTCTTGCATAATTAAGCCAACTATACAAGTTGTATTCGTGTGATCCTGCAGTGGTAGTTTGAAGAGAAATGGATTATCCCatgtcttcatttctgtgtttaAGCATAAAATCAAAGAATGAAAATTAGGTATTTTTCCAAGTTATGTTTAAGCTTTCATCCTGGGTTCTAATGGAGGATGGTGGAGTATAACAGCAGCAGTGCTCAACAAGCAGCTGTTGGCATATCCTGAAGCTGAGCAAGTTAAGCCTGCTTTTAATATCCTTAACAAGATGCCTTTTTTTCTAAAGAGACACTCTCATCTGTAActgatttctttccttcttgtccAGGTCAATAACATTAACCAGCCTTTAGAAATAACAGCCATTTCCTCTCCTGAAAACTCCCTGAAGAACTCTCCTGTTCCTTACCAGGACAATGACCAGCCCCCGgtactgaaaaaggaaaagccCCTCATTCAGACCAACGGCGTTCATTACTCTCCTCTAACATCAGATGAAGAGCAGGGATCTGAAGATGAGCACAATAGCAGCAGGTGAATACACAGGCATAGGTTTCGGGATGAGATTTCTCCGAGAGCTGATAACGGTGCTCTAAGCTGGAGAGGTGTGTTAAGCCTTCTTTGTCCCCTTTGCTTGGAGGCCGATTCCATTGTGCCCAGCCTCTTAGCGGCTGACGTGAATAGGGAAGGTATTTAGGAAGTAGTACTTGAATGTGGGAACCTACTGTTGCTGTGTATGCAAGGCCGACAGAGTCTGGCCTCTGAAAGAATTATtgtagaagtgattttttttttttttttttttttttttacaacactGCTTTGTAGGAGTACTGAGGCTGTGTGTGTAATCTTTGACTAAGAATCTGTCACTCACTCCCAGTTTCAGCTTAATTCAAAATGCTTCACTTCCTGTCCTAAACCGTTGATACATTGCTCTGAAAATTGAGTACTTGTCACCCTTTGCCTGCCTGTGGggtgcaatttttttcttgtttaaggTGCTGGAAAAAGTAACTGCTATAGAAATGTGAGCAAGCCTACTTCttgctgtgaaagaaaagcaacagtggAGTCCTCTGAATGGACACTAATCTTGGCAAAGAGCAATAATTCTGTAATAGCTTCTACTTGAAgtttctgttggatttttttttatgcttttaagtTCCTATTATTACTTTTAAGTAACATAACAGCTGTTGAGCTGACAGCTTTATATTTGACTCTGGTCAACTGTTAAGACGGGAACATGAGGACGATGAGGGTAAACGTGCAAGAAAAGGTCTATAGTGAGTGCTctaacctttttattttcctactagaattgagaggaaaattgcaacAATATCATTGGAAAGCAAATCTCCACAGAAGACTATTGAAAATGGTAGGTGTGAGAGAATGTTAATTATTTGTTGTAATGGTTGGACTTGGGAAGGGGTGTCTGCCACTGACTGAAGTTGTTAGTAGCAGgcgtttctgtgctgctgctcagacTGTGGTTCTGCCAGGGCTCTGCTTAATCATAATCAAGACAGGTGGCTGATAAATACAGATTTTGGTTCAGTTCTTTCTGTAGCCACAGGTCACCAAAGATctgaccatttttttcctctgactcGGGGTCTGGGGAGGGATCTGTAGTACAAAGCCTGAGGAAAACGTAGATAAGCATTTTCAGACTTCTTCAGACcattaaactaaattttaaagacttttagGTGACTTCACAAATATTTCTGCCTTTGGATCAGAAATAGAATTACAGACTGATAAAATGTGGATGTTGAAAGATAAAACTCTGTTTTTAATGAGCAGATTCAGTGAATGCTGTTTTCTGACATTTgtaattttcttccaaattagGTGGCAGCTTATCTGGGAGGAAGCAAGCACAAAGCAACGAAAACATGAATAGCAGTAAATGGAAATCTACTTTTTCACCAATATCTGACATCAACCTGACCAAAACTACAGATAGTCCCTTGCAGTCGGTTTCATCTCTGAGCCAGAACTCGCTGTTTGCCTTCAGGCCGTCCTCGGAGGACAGCCTTGCCATCGATGCCAAGATCACAGCACACCCAAGAAAAAGCATCGCCATGCCCTCGTCGGGGGcagatgggctcagccctggtaCAAACTCCACTAACGGATTCACGTACAATGGGGGACTGTCCACTGACATTGGTTTACACAGCTTTATTGATGGTGCTTCTCTTCCACATAAGGCTTCAGACGTGACGACTTCCAACTGCTCCCTGGGTTTCCAGTCGCAGCGAAACAAAGATGTGGGGGTATCGGAAACGAATCCTTTTTTGAACAAGAGGCAACTTGAAGGCCTCAGCGGCACGAAAGGAGAAGACTTAAATCGATCGGGGGTCAAAGGCAAAGAGATCAGTGAAATAAGCATTCGTACTGGGGGGTCTTCGGAAAAGACCTCTTTGCAGCATAACGGAAAGGTCGGCAAAGGAAGGGACCGAGATGTGGAGTTTAAAAATGGCCACAACCttttcatttctgctgctgtttcatctGGTGGCCTTCTGAATGGTAAAAGCCTTTCTACTGCTGTTTCTTCGGCAGGCAATCCAGCATCTTCTGTTCAGACGCACCATCCTTTCCTAAACACTTTGACCACTGGATCGCAGTTCCCCCTCGGCCCCATGGCCTTGCAAGCAAACCTCAACTCAGTGACAAATTCCTCAGTATTGCAGTCCTTATTTAATTCAATGCCAGCTGCTGCCAGTCTGGTCCACGTGTCATCAGCTGCAACCAGACTGACTAATTCTCACACTATGGGGAACTTCTCTCCTGGGGTTACAGGTGGAACAGTTGGAGGTAGGCAGAACTCTTTCTCTGGTATAAGACAGGGCCTAAAGGAAAGTCTGACACTGCCTCTCCAGGGGTGAAACCCTTTCATTTCTGCAGGATGTGAAGCAGATCTGTCCCACATAACCAGTCTCCTCTTATCTCTTGGAAATGCTAGGATGAGTTCAGTTCCCCACAGTGAAATCTCATGAGCTTTGTCTACTAGATGAGCTTGTTGTATCACCTTAATGAAAGAATACACCCAGACTTTGTGATTTCATAATGTATGCTTGTTCAGATGTTGCTGTGTTGGAACCAACTTAGGTCTGCCTGCAGGTAAAAGATTTAACTTGTCCTGGTACCAAGTTAAGGATCTCTAACTTGTCAACTTGAGTAAAGGTTGAGATTAGTCCTTGAATGGATTTAGCATGATCCAGGAAGAGCAGAACATCAGTGCCTCTTCAGAGGAGATGGTGCTGGGAGTTGCGTAGCATTCTGGCTCTTGAATGGACACGAAGAGTATTTCTTTGCCAGGAAGGGCAATGCCATATGCACCTTGCACTTCTGGGATTCTGCACAGGCTTGGCTTCTGTGGCCCAAACCGGAGACAAGCTGGCAGGACTAGAAGATAGTCTGAACCTGCCGTTACTAAGTGTCCAAGGCAGTTTTTCTTACCTATCCATAATCATTCAGGCACCATGTCGGGAAATCCTAACTCTCACATCTCTCAGCACATAGATTTGCTGGAAATACAATCTCCCCTCTGCTGCCCTGTAAGTGGGAAAgcaggagggtggggagggaagagcagCAGTTTGAGTCTTCAGATAAACAACTCTAGAGACCACGTAATCTCATCAAAAGTCTACCCGTGTGGTATAGAACTGACAGTTCTTGGGTCTGACCATTTTTCCTCGTGGCATTTAGAGGTTGGCAGTAGGAAAGGTAAGTGAAATCTTTTGTACCTCCTGGCCTGCACCATTATCTCTCATTGCTTGCTGCCTTCTCATGCTGCATATTTTTGTATGGGGCTGTAACtattataattttgcttttttctttttttttttgttttgttttgtttctcttgtcaCTTGAGACTGTACAAAGCCCATCTGTTGAAGCTgagtttttctctcctgtttgcaGGTATTTTTAACCATGCGGTGccttctgcctcctctcctcaTCAATTTGGAGCCAGtttcagcagcagtgctgtcTCTAGCAGCACAGTGCTAAGCTTAAACCCTCTGCAGGCTGTTGCCAGCACCTCATCCTCATCCTTCCCACCCCCTTCCTCTAATTTAGTAACATCTAGTGAGACTAGATCTGCTCAGCACCTCAACAGAGCGCCAGTGCAATCTGTTTTCcattcccccccgccccctcctaaCGTTTCATTGCCCCCACCTCCTCCATTACTCGCTTCTAACTCCGAGCCTGCGCTTCTGCAGAACCTGCCATCCATCCCACCTGGTGAAGCTTTTTTGCCAtcctcttctgctgcttctgtccaaTCTGCTAATGCTTCTTTGTCTATTAAGCTAGCTTCTCTCCAGCACAAAACCTCCCGCCCCTCCTTTACAGTCCATCACCCGCCTCTGCCCCGTTTGGCGCTGGCACAGTCCGCGCCCATGATCACGCAGTCCAACGCAGCTGGCACGTCCGCTATGTGGGTTACACTTGGCATGCAGTCTCCTTATGCTTCGCACCTTTCTGGGGTTAAGCCACGATAAAGAGCTTGCTTAGCTAACAGTTCTTATTTTGTAAGGTAAGGCTAGAGAAAAAAGAGGAGTTTTGTACAAGATGCTGAATGATGCTTCTTCCTTTTCAGAGATAGGTTGGGGATGGGCTCTCTGAAACAGAGAAGCCTCTAAAATGTGGGAAGCAAATAATCTTGATGGCAGAGGATGGAGAGTCTTATTGCTCTCTGTTCCGGGAGTCAGGATTTCTCGACAAGGAGTGCTCACAATGGTAACTCTGGTCTGTCTCATCTGACATTAGGATTATGTTCAGGTTGAGATCACTTCATGAAACTGTTTATTTCTGACGATCAGTAATCAGGAAGAATTGTCTATTTTTAAGTATGGTTTTATACAGCTATTGGAAGTGGTTGTTGTCCACTTTgattcccccctcccctcttcttgCCCTCTGACACAGACTGTTGCATCTCCACAAGTCCATGTTCACGTAGTGTTAGGATGCGTGATGGTGCTGCTTTGTGACTGCATGTGGCAATGTGGTGGTCTTGTTTTTACTGTCAGTTGACAACAGCTGCTCAAAATAATCATAAAGTTAAAAATCTCTAGGTTAAAAGCTGCAGCTTTAGCTTGGAGAGTAAATGCACTGGTCTTGCATTGCGGTTAACGTGCCCCCTGCATCAATGGAAAACACAACCACAGGTAGTAAAGAAGGGTTGTAATTTATCTGTGCACTGCAGCTTTATTGGTCTTGCCTGCTAGGGCTAACAGAAACAGACTCCACCAGAAGCTGTATTTATGCTCACTTGGCAATCACTGGCTTACTGGGTAGACTGGGAATGAGAACACAAGGAATCTGCAGGGTTAACTGTGGTCCATGCTTCATAAAGGCTGGGGCCATAGAAGAGAGGAGGGTTTCTGGAGACTGTATGCATTTTTACTGAAGCAGGTATTTAAATGTCTTTAGAGCAACTCCAGAATAAAGTGTATCACCACAGAGTTGGGTACTGTTGTTAATGAAATACTCTGTGGCATCCTAATGTAACAACTTGTGCTTGCAAAGTTAAATGGGTATGTT
This region includes:
- the DOT1L gene encoding histone-lysine N-methyltransferase, H3 lysine-79 specific isoform X1, which produces MGERLELRLKSPVGAEPAVYPWPLPVYDKHHDAAHEIIETIRWVCEEIPDLKLAMENYVLIDYDTKSFESMQRLCDKYNRAIDSIHQLWKGTTQPMKLNTRPSNGLLRHILQQVYNHSVTDPEKLNNYEPFSPEVYGETSFDLVAQMIDEIKMTEDDLFVDLGSGVGQVVLQVAAATNCKHHYGVEKADIPAKYAETMDREFRKWMKWYGKKHAEYTLERGDFLSEEWRERIANTSVIFVNNFAFGPEVDHQLKERFANMKEGGRIVSSKPFAPLNFRINSRNLSDIGTIMRVVELSPLKGSVSWTGKPVSYYLHTIDRTILENYFSSLKNPKLREEQEAARRRQQRENKSNTTTPTKVQESKDSGGEEEKAAANSVKKPSPSKARKKKLSKKGRKMAGRKRGRPKKMNTANTERKTKKNQTALELLHAQTVSQTSSSSPQDAYKSPHSPYYQLPPKVQRHSSNQLLVTPTPPALQKLLDSFKIQYMQFMAYMKTPQYKASLQQLLEQEKEKNAQLLGTAQQLFTHCQAQKEEIKRLFQQKLDELGVKALTYNDLIQAQKEISAHNQQLKEQTKQLEKDNSELRNQSLQLLKARCEELKLDWSTLSLENLLKEKQALKNQISEKQKHCLELQISIVELEKSQRQQELMQLKSYTPSDESLSVQLRNKTHLSRDPEADHGRFQLELECSKFPMPHINGMSPELSMNGHATPYEVHNTFSRPSSKQNTPQYTTSHLDQEIVPCTPNHSSRQKADKMTSLSLPDYTRFSPAKIALRRHLNQDHGVNGKATANEIQRADHVKENGLTYPSPGISNGIKLSPQETRPSSPAALPIASEKVLRERTSVSNGETITSLPISIPLSTVQPNKLPVSIPLASVVLPSRVEKVRSTPSPVHQSRDSSSLEKQIGASSHNGVSNAAGNKPLALATSGFSYSSGSVAVNGNLTNSPAHLNHSVDQAALDDSGSLFNSVGSRSSTPQHPLLMMQSRNSGQNSPAHQHSTSPRLNGTSQSLVGVLQYADAQKMFAEGTKGDLQSDAAFSDPENEAKRRIIFTISPNTGHVKQSPSNKHSPLPTTARLDCGQAHAQDGKKRGRRKRSSTGNLSGNSGVSPKRKSLPTVSGLFTQPSGSPLNINSMVNNINQPLEITAISSPENSLKNSPVPYQDNDQPPVLKKEKPLIQTNGVHYSPLTSDEEQGSEDEHNSSRIERKIATISLESKSPQKTIENGGSLSGRKQAQSNENMNSSKWKSTFSPISDINLTKTTDSPLQSVSSLSQNSLFAFRPSSEDSLAIDAKITAHPRKSIAMPSSGADGLSPGTNSTNGFTYNGGLSTDIGLHSFIDGASLPHKASDVTTSNCSLGFQSQRNKDVGVSETNPFLNKRQLEGLSGTKGEDLNRSGVKGKEISEISIRTGGSSEKTSLQHNGKVGKGRDRDVEFKNGHNLFISAAVSSGGLLNGKSLSTAVSSAGNPASSVQTHHPFLNTLTTGSQFPLGPMALQANLNSVTNSSVLQSLFNSMPAAASLVHVSSAATRLTNSHTMGNFSPGVTGGTVGGIFNHAVPSASSPHQFGASFSSSAVSSSTVLSLNPLQAVASTSSSSFPPPSSNLVTSSETRSAQHLNRAPVQSVFHSPPPPPNVSLPPPPPLLASNSEPALLQNLPSIPPGEAFLPSSSAASVQSANASLSIKLASLQHKTSRPSFTVHHPPLPRLALAQSAPMITQSNAAGTSAMWVTLGMQSPYASHLSGVKPR
- the DOT1L gene encoding histone-lysine N-methyltransferase, H3 lysine-79 specific isoform X4; translation: MGERLELRLKSPVGAEPAVYPWPLPVYDKHHDAAHEIIETIRWVCEEIPDLKLAMENYVLIDYDTKSFESMQRLCDKYNRAIDSIHQLWKGTTQPMKLNTRPSNGLLRHILQQVYNHSVTDPEKLNNYEPFSPEVYGETSFDLVAQMIDEIKMTEDDLFVDLGSGVGQVVLQVAAATNCKHHYGVEKADIPAKYAETMDREFRKWMKWYGKKHAEYTLERGDFLSEEWRERIANTSVIFVNNFAFGPEVDHQLKERFANMKEGGRIVSSKPFAPLNFRINSRNLSDIGTIMRVVELSPLKGSVSWTGKPVSYYLHTIDRTILENYFSSLKNPKLREEQEAARRRQQRENKSNTTTPTKVQESKDSGGEEEKAAANSVKKPSPSKARKKKLSKKGRKMAGRKRGRPKKMNTANTERKTKKNQTALELLHAQTVSQTSSSSPQDAYKSPHSPYYQLPPKVQRHSSNQLLVTPTPPALQKLLDSFKIQYMQFMAYMKTPQYKASLQQLLEQEKEKNAQLLGTAQQLFTHCQAQKEEIKRLFQQKLDELGVKALTYNDLIQAQKEISAHNQQLKEQTKQLEKDNSELRNQSLQLLKARCEELKLDWSTLSLENLLKEKQALKNQISEKQKHCLELQISIVELEKSQRQQELMQLKSYTPSDESLSVQLRNKTHLSRDPEADHGRFQLELECSKFPMPHINGMSPELSMNGHATPYEVHNTFSRPSSKQNTPQYTTSHLDQEIVPCTPNHSSRQKADKMTSLSLPDYTRFSPAKIALRRHLNQDHGVNGKATANEIQRADHVKENGLTYPSPGISNGIKLSPQETRPSSPAALPIASEKVLRERTSVSNGETITSLPISIPLSTVQPNKLPVSIPLASVVLPSRVEKVRSTPSPVHQSRDSSSLEKQIGASSHNGVSNAAGNKPLALATSGFSYSSGSVAVNGNLTNSPAHLNHSVDQAALDDSGSLFNSVGSRSSTPQHPLLMMQSRNSGQNSPAHQHSTSPRLNGTSQSLVGVLQYADAQKMFAEGTKGDLQSDAAFSDPENEAKRRIIFTISPNTGHVKQSPSNKHSPLPTTARLDCGQAHAQDGKKRGRRKRSSTGNLSGNSGVSPKRKSLPTVSGLFTQPSGSPLNINSMVNNINQPLEITAISSPENSLKNSPVPYQDNDQPPVLKKEKPLIQTNGVHYSPLTSDEEQGSEDEHNSSRIERKIATISLESKSPQKTIENGGSLSGRKQAQSNENMNSSKWKSTFSPISDINLTKTTDSPLQSVSSLSQNSLFAFRPSSEDSLAIDAKITAHPRKSIAMPSSGADGLSPGTNSTNGFTYNGGLSTDIGLHSFIDGASLPHKASDVTTSNCSLGFQSQRNKDVGVSETNPFLNKRQLEGLSGTKGEDLNRSGVKGKEISEISIRTGGSSEKTSLQHNGKVGKGRDRDVEFKNGHNLFISAAVSSGGLLNGKSLSTAVSSAGNPASSVQTHHPFLNTLTTGSQFPLGPMALQANLNSVTNSSVLQSLFNSMPAAASLVHVSSAATRLTNSHTMGNFSPGVTGGTVGGN